One stretch of Bacteroidales bacterium DNA includes these proteins:
- a CDS encoding YhcH/YjgK/YiaL family protein, translating into MVTASLNDFHLYLGLHPLFEKVEKALKTNAFDKPGERIYIDGEKLFAIPALDSARTKENALLEAHNRYIDIQVCLEGNETMGWNNRADCKSPKGLFDTEKDIIFYNDNPLSYFNVPAGHFAIFFPNDCHAPLIGEVMIRKVVFKIEV; encoded by the coding sequence ATGGTAACTGCATCTTTAAACGACTTTCACTTATATCTAGGACTTCATCCTCTTTTTGAAAAGGTTGAAAAGGCTTTAAAAACCAATGCCTTTGATAAACCGGGCGAAAGAATTTATATTGATGGCGAAAAGCTATTTGCCATTCCTGCGCTTGATAGCGCACGCACAAAGGAGAATGCACTCCTTGAGGCGCATAACCGCTATATCGATATTCAGGTTTGCCTAGAAGGCAATGAAACTATGGGATGGAACAACCGTGCCGATTGTAAAAGCCCTAAAGGGCTATTTGATACCGAGAAGGATATCATTTTTTACAATGATAATCCCCTCTCCTATTTCAATGTTCCAGCAGGACACTTTGCAATCTTTTTCCCTAACGATTGCCATGCACCGCTTATTGGGGAAGTAATGATTAGGAAGGTTGTATTTAAGATTGAGGTGTAG
- a CDS encoding DHCW motif cupin fold protein — MNQISFQTTDWSSVPTTVHKGETGEAYWQTQQFGNIRVRMVEYSAGYVADHWCQKGHIIYCLEGEMVSDLKDGSKHMLTKGMSYIVSDDLSSHRSTTENGVKLFIIDGEFLKSF, encoded by the coding sequence ATGAATCAAATTTCTTTTCAAACAACTGATTGGAGCAGTGTTCCAACAACCGTGCATAAAGGCGAAACGGGTGAGGCCTACTGGCAAACACAACAATTCGGCAATATTCGGGTAAGGATGGTGGAATATTCAGCCGGTTATGTTGCCGATCATTGGTGTCAGAAAGGGCATATTATCTACTGTCTTGAGGGTGAAATGGTATCGGACCTAAAGGATGGAAGCAAACACATGTTGACCAAAGGAATGTCATACATTGTTTCTGATGATTTGAGTAGCCATCGCTCAACCACTGAGAATGGTGTAAAACTATTCATTATTGATGGTGAGTTTTTAAAATCATTTTAG
- a CDS encoding response regulator transcription factor, with protein sequence MTFAKKINVVLVDDHTLFRKGMVELVNNFENFNVVWEASNGKEFIKNLRMLSVPDIVLLDMAMPEMDGYETALWIKKKYPEIKILVLSMFDQEGAIIKMLKTGVNGYVLKDADPIELNTALCNIVDKGFYYSDLVSGTMANSIKGSSNEVETVKLNDKEIQFLELVCSEMTYKEIADKMFLSARTIDGYRDSLFEKLSVKSRVGLVLYAIKNGYIKL encoded by the coding sequence ATGACATTTGCAAAAAAAATTAACGTAGTACTTGTTGACGATCATACCCTTTTCCGCAAGGGGATGGTTGAACTGGTAAATAATTTTGAGAATTTCAATGTTGTTTGGGAAGCCAGCAATGGCAAGGAGTTTATAAAAAACCTCCGGATGCTTTCAGTTCCAGATATTGTTCTTTTGGATATGGCTATGCCCGAGATGGATGGCTATGAAACGGCTTTATGGATTAAAAAGAAGTACCCTGAAATTAAAATACTTGTTCTCTCGATGTTCGATCAGGAGGGGGCTATAATCAAGATGCTGAAAACGGGTGTAAACGGGTATGTGCTTAAAGATGCCGATCCAATTGAGCTGAACACCGCATTGTGTAACATCGTTGATAAGGGTTTTTACTACTCCGATTTGGTTAGCGGCACAATGGCAAATAGCATAAAAGGCTCATCCAATGAGGTTGAGACCGTAAAACTTAATGATAAGGAGATTCAGTTCCTAGAGCTTGTTTGTAGCGAGATGACCTATAAGGAGATAGCCGATAAGATGTTTCTGAGTGCAAGAACTATTGATGGATATAGAGATTCCTTGTTCGAAAAACTCTCGGTTAAAAGTAGGGTTGGGCTGGTGCTTTATGCAATAAAGAATGGATATATTAAACTGTGA